GACCGGTGACGAAAAGATCGGCGCGGGGATCGTGCTGCGGGCGCTCGAAGAGCCGCTCAAGCAGATCGCCAATAACGCCGGTTGGGAAGGTTCCGTGGTCGTGGAACGGGTGAAGAAGGAGAAAGAAGGGTGGGGGTTTGATGCCCAGAACTTCGGCTTCGTCGACCTGTTCCGGGCCGGGATCGTTGACCCGCTCAAAGTGACCCGGTCGGCGCTGCAGAACGCGGCTTCGATCGCTTCCATGCTCCTGACCACCGAAGTCTTGGTGGCCGAGAAGCCGGAAACTGATAAACCCAAGATGCCGGCCATGCCTCAAGGCGGCGGTTATGGGGATATGATGTAGTCTAGCTTGTCTTAAAAAGGAAGGGCCGGGTGAAAACCTGGCCCTTTTTTTATCCTCCTCACCTCATCTTTACCAAAGTGTAGACCCCTCTCCATCGAAGATGGAGAGGGGAATGAATTGCGACGAAGTCGCAAGAAAGGGGTGAGGTTTTGTTGACAAATTTGTAGTGGATTGTTATAATGTTTGGGCATTAGGGAAACAGAGCAGTTCGCAGGGACAAGTGGGATATTCTCCCACTTTTTTTAGCTTATAAGGGGGTTTTATGAAGATCGACCATTTCCAGGAAATGCTGGAAGAGATCCATCGCGACCGGGGGATATCCAAAGAGACCCTCGTTAGCGCCATCAAAGCCTCTCTCCTCTCGGCGGCCAAGAAACGCTTTAAGGAAGAAGATGTCCTGGAAGCGAGGATCACCGACGATGGCGAGGTCAGGATCTTCAAGTTGACCGAAGCCGGAGAAGACGACGTCACCCCGGCCGATTTCGGCCGTTTTGCCGCCCAGACTGCCAAGCAGGTCATTCTCCAGCGCCTCCGGGAAGCGGAGAAAGAAGACGCTTTCGAGGAATACGCCAAAAAGCAGGGGGAACTGGTCACCGGGACCGTCCAGCGGCGCGAATATGGCGGCTACCTGATCAGCCTGGGGCGGCTGGAGACAGTTCTCTCCACCAGCGAGCAGATCCCCGGCGAATCGCTTCGGGAAAAGGACTACGTCAAGCTTTACCTGGTCGAGACCAAAAAGACCCCCAAAGGGCCGCTGGTCGTAATCTCCCGCTCTCATCCCAACCTGGTCCGCAAACTTTTTGAAATGGAGGTCCCCGAGATCAAAGAGGGGATCCTCGAGATCAAGGGGATCGCCCGCGAAGCCGGCCGCCGGACCAAAGTGGCGATCCGTTCCAACGACCCGAATGTCGGCGCGGTCGGGACCTGTGTCGGGCACATGGGCCAGCGGATCCAGAATATCGTCCGCGAGCTCGGTCCGGAGCGGATCGATATCGTCGAATGGAGCGAGAACCAAAAAGTATTCATCACCAATTCACTTAGCCCGGCCAAGGTCCAGAAGGTCGAGCTGAATGAAGCGGAAAAGTCGGCCAAAGTTTGGGTACCCGAAAAGGAGCTTTCACTGGCGATCGGCAAAGAAGGGCAGAACGTCCGCCTGGCGGTCAAATTGACCGGCTGGAAGATAGATCTGGTCTCGGCCGAAGGGCCCAAGCCGGTAGTTGAGAGCAAGCGGCCCAAAATGAAGGTCCACGAGTTGGCCAAGGAACTCGACCTCTCGAGCAACGACCTGATCAACAAACTGCGCGAGATGGGCTATTCGGTCAAGGCGGCCAACTCGACCGTTCCCGACGAAGCGGCTGAAAAATTATTGCCGGATGGTCCAGCTGTCGTGGAGCCGGAAGCGGCCACGGAAGCAGCCCCCCAAGAGGAAGGGAGTCAGACAGAGTAAATGGCAAAGATCAGGGTCAGCGAACTCGCCAAAGAATTGCAGACGACCAGTAAAGAGCTGCTGCTCAAATTGAAGGAATTGGGGGTGGCGGCCAAGACCGCCTCTTCCTCGCTGGAAGAAGATGCCGCTAAGATAGTCAGGGACTTGCTGGCACCCAAGGTGAATAAAGCCAAGCCAGAACCTGCGCCAGTTCCTACTCCAGTTTCTGCTCCTGCTTCTGTTCCTGCTCCTGCTCCTGCTCCTGTCCCGGCTCCTGTGCCTGTCCCTCCACCGGTTGTTCCACCTAAAGCCGCGCCAGCCATGATCATTGAGACTGATGAAGTGTCCGTCAAAGACTTATCGGAGAAATTAGTGATCAAGGCGTCCGATCTGATCAAGGAATTGATGAGGAAGGGCCTGATGGTGACGATCAACCAGCGGATCTCCGCGGAATTGGCCCGGGATGTGGCGGCCGTTTTCGGTAAAGAGATCGTCTTGCGGGAAGCGAAACTTGCCGCTCCCAAGGCTTATGAGTCGAAGATCGAGCGGCGGGCCACCCGGCCGCCGGTCGTTACGGTCATGGGCCACGTTGACCACGGCAAGACCAAACTGCTTGACGCTATCCGCAAGACCAAAGTCGCCGAGAGCGAGGCGGGCGGCATTACCCAGCATATCGGCGCCTATCAGGTGAAAGTGAACGGGCGGAAGGTGACTTTCCTTGACACCCCGGGCCACGAAGCTTTTACCGCCCTGCGCGCCCGCGGCGCCAAAGTGACCGACATCGTTATCCTGGTCGTGGCGGCGGATGACGGTGTCATGCCGCAGACGATCGAAGCGATCAACCATGCCAAAGCGGCCGGCGTGCCGATCATTGTGGCCATCAATAAAGTTGACAAGCCGGACGCTAACCCAGACAACGTCAAAAAACAGCTCTCCGACCATGGTCTGGCCCCGGAAGAGTGGGGTGGCCAAACGGTCACTGTGCCGGTTTCGGCCAAGGCCTTGACCGGGATCGATGAACTGCTCGAAATGGTCCTCCTGCTGGCCGATGTCTTGGAATTGAAAGCTGACCCGGAGGCGGTCCCGCTGGGGGTGGTGATCGAAGCCCGCCTGGATAAAGGGCGCGGCGCGGTCGCGACGGTCCTGATCAAGAACGGTACGCTTAAAGTCGGGGATGTTTTTACCTGCGGCCAAACTTACGGCAAGGTCAGGGCGCTCCTGACCGATACCGGTGTCCGGTTGGATAAAGCCGGTCCCTCCATGCCGGTCGAGCTCCTCGGCTTCCTGGCGGTGCCGACGCCGGGCGATATGCTGCGCGGCCTGCCGACGGAAAAAGAGGCGCGGTTGGCGGCCGAAGCGGTGGCAATCACGCGTAATAAGACGATCCGCGGCAAAGTTGTCTCGCTGGAAGATTTCTCGAAGCACGTCAAAGAAGGGGTGGCGGGGATCGACCTCAACCTGGTGGTCAAGGCCGACATGCAGGGCTCTCTGGACGCTATCCTCAAGACGCTGGGCGACCTGAAGGTCGGCAATATTTCGGTCCATGTTATCCACGACGGGGTCGGGCTGATCAACGAGTCGGATGTCATGCTGGCCAAAGCCTCGAGCGCTATCCTGGTCGGTTTTAACGCCGGCACCGAAGGGTCGGCCGAAAGCCTGGCCAAAGATGAAGGGGTGGAGGTCCGGCAGTACAATATCATCTATAATCTGATCGATGACGTTAAACTGGCGATGGAAGGGTTGCTGGAACCGGAGTACGAAGAGATCATTACCGGCCACGCCGAGGTCAGACAGCTTTTCTCTTTCTCTAAGGTTGGCTCGATCGCCGGCTGTTTCGTGACCGACGGGAAGATGACCCGCGGCACCGGCCTGCGCATTTTCCGCGGCAAGGAGAAGATCTACGAAGGGAAGCTGGAGACCCTGAAGCGCTTCAAGGACGACGCCAAGAGCGTGGAACAGAACTTTGAGTGCGGCATTTCGATCCCCGGCTATAACGATTTCAAGTCCGGCGACATTATCGAGAACTTCGAGGTCCGCGAAAAACCGCGCCAGAGATGACCAGGCAGGAACGGAGCGAAGAACTGATCCGGGCTGAAGTCAGCCGGATCATCCGCGAGGATGTCAACGATCCCCGCATCGGTTTTATCAGCATTACCCGGGTCAAGCTTTCCCCCGATCTCACGAGCGCCGCCATCTACGTCAGCATCATGGGCGACGAGGAACAAAAGCAGGCGGGGATGGCCGGCCTGTTTTCGGCCAGCCGCTTTATCCGCGGTGAGCTGGGCGAGAGCTTGGAGTTCCGGAGCGTGCCGCAGATCCGCTTTGTCCGTGACGATTCGCTGGAGCGCGGGAGCCGGGTGCTGGCCGCGATGAGAAAGCTGGGAACGGATGAAACACGAACTCGAACAAATAAAAAGCCGCCTAAAAGACGCTAAGACCGCGATCGTCACCGGTCATATCGATCCGGACGGCGACGCGATCGGCTCCGTCCTCGCCCTGGGGATGGCCCTGGAACAGCAGGGGATAAATGTCACCCTTTATTGCCAGGATTCCTTGCCGAAAGTTTACCGTTTCCTGCCGGGGTTCGAGCGGATCAAGCGCGAGATCCTGATGTCCCAGCGCTTCGACCTCGGTTTCGTCCTTGATTCCTCCGATCTCGCCCGGGCCGGGCATAAGCTCGATCTGCGGCAAGTCACTCCGTTCATCATCAATATCGACCATCATCCGGACAATACCAATTTCGGGGATCTAAATTACGTCCGGAACGTTTCTTCGGCCGCCGAGCTGGTCTATAACCTGGTGGTCGGCCTCGATTGCAAGATCGACCGGAAAATGGCCGAGTGCCTCTACGCCGCGATCATCACCGATACCGGCAATTTCCGCTACGAGAACACCACGGTCAAGACCTTCCTGATCGCCGCCGAGCTGCTCAAGGCTGGCGTTAGCCCTCATGATGTCTCGACCCGGATCTACGACACCAAGTCGGTCCCCTCGATCAAGCTCTCCGGCCGGATCCTGGCCGACATGCAGTTCTCGCCCGACGGCAAGCTGGCCTGGGGGATAGTCACGGAAAAGATGCTGGCCGAGGCCAAAGCCAAACCGGATGATCTGACCGGGGTGGTCGACCGGATCAGAGCGACGGAGGGGGTCGAGGTCGCCATCCTTTTCCGGGAAGAGAAGGGGAAGACCAAGATCAATTTCCGTTCCAAGGAGAAGGTCAACGTTTCCGAGATCGCCCGCCGTTTTGGCGGGGGCGGCCATGTCAAAGCTTCCGGCGCGGTCGTGGAAGGGCCGGGCGACGAGGTGGTCGCTAAAGTGGTGGCCGAGGCCGCCAAGATCATAAAAGCTTCCCAGTTCCTGGTATAAGTTATGGACGGCATAATTATCGTTAACAAGCCGCCAGGTTGGACCTCATTCGATGTAGTGGCCAAGATCCGCGGCCTGACTAGGGTCCAAAAAGTCGGCCACTCCGGCACGCTCGACCCGATGGCGACCGGCGTTCTCCCCGTTTTTCTTGGCCGAGCGACCAAGAGCATCCAGTACTTCCTGAACGGCGATAAGGGATACGAAGGGGATATGACACTCGGGGTGACGACGGATACGGGGGATGCCGAGGGGAAACTTCAAACTTCAAACATCCAACTTCAAAACAATTGGCAAATTACAATGACCAAAGAACAAATCGAAGAGGCATTTAAGAAATACATTGGAGAGATCGAGCAGGTGCCGCCGATGTATTCGGCGATCAAGATCAAAGGCCAGCGGCTCTATGACCTGGCTCGCCGGGGGATCGAGGTCAAGCGGGAGTCGAGAAAAATTACCATTTACGATTTACGCGTTACGCATTACGCGTCACCTCTTGTTTCCTTTTCCGTCCTCTGCTCCAAGGGGACCTACATTCGCCAACTGGCGGTCGACATAGGTGACGATCTCGGTTGCGGCGCCCATCTCTCCCGGCTGGTCAGGACCTATGCCCATCCGTTCCGTCTCTCCCAGGCCCATGACCTCGAGACAATCGTCACCCTGGCCAAGATAGGACAGTTGGATAGCATTATAATTCCGGTGGAGGCAATCCTCACTCCCGAGAGGCGTTGAGGTGAGCTGGCTAGATGCCCTCCTCACCCCCTAGCTGTGCCAAAGTGAGCGCTCCCCCTCTCCATCTGCGATGGAGAGGGGGATATCTATAAACGGTTAATTGATGAAGAGAAATGACAGTAAATACAGAACAATCTTAGGTGCTAGGGAACTGCGTAAGAGGATGACTCCAAGCGAAAAGTTGCTTTGGAAATATTTGAGCGATCGGGGGATGGTAGGGGTCAAGTTTCGCCGTCAGCATCCGATCAGTGGCTTTATCCTTGATTTCTTCTGTCCGACGCATAACTTGGCCATTGAGCTGGATGGCGCAATACATGCCAATAGGGTAGAATATGACCGTGAAAGAGAGCAAGTCTTGAGGTCGTTAGGGATAAAAGTACTTCGTTTCAAAAACGAACAAGTAATAAACTCACTGGATTCAGTCCTAAAAACCATCAAAAGAACGATTTTCCCCTCTCCATTGAAAATGGAGAGGGGTGCCGCGACGCAGTCGCGGCGGGGTGAGGAAGGTAATGGACAAGGAAAGAACTAAAAAGAGACTAGAAGAAATAAAGACACTGATTCGAGAATCAGATAAGTTATATTACGGGAAGGATTTACCCTTAATAAGGGATGAGTCTTATGACAAGGTCTTTAGAGAGCTTCAGGAAATAGAGCGTCGATATCCGGATTTACTGATTTCAGATTCTCCCAGCTTGCGGGTGGGTGGCGAGCCTTTAAAGTCCTTTAAAACCGTTACTCACAAAAAACCACTTCTTTCGTTGGACAATGTGATGAGCGAAGAAGAGTTAGATGATTTTGACCGTCGGGTTAGGGAAGGTTTAGGGAAAGAACATGTTGATTATGTATGCGAGCTCAAGATTGATGGGTTGGCTGTAACATTAACTTATAAGAAAGGGAAATTCTCTGTCGGTTCTACGCGGGGCGATGGTATACATGGGGAAGACATTACCTCAAACCTAAAAACGATTAAGGCTATTCCGATGTCATTGCCGGAAACTGTCGATTTGGAAGTGAGGGGTGAGGTTTACTTGCCGGTTAAGGAACTGGCAAAACTTAATGAAGATCGGGAAGAGGTTGGAGATCCGAGGTTCGCAAACCCGCGTAACGCAGCAGCTGGATCACTTCGCCAACTCGACCCAAAGGTTACTGCGAAAAGACCATTAACAATATGGGTTTACTTTGCTGAAACTGAACCGAAACTGAAGACGCACCAGGAGACTTTAGAGAGAGTTAAAGAGCTTGGTTTTCGAGTTAATCCAAACATTAAGCTCTGTCACGGGATCGAAGAGGTCCAAAAGTTCATTAAACACTGGGAAACGGCACGAGAAAAGCTGGATTACGAGATCGATGGGATAGTGATCAAGGTTAACAGCCTGACCGAACAGGAAAAACTCGGTTTTACCGCACGCGCTCCCCGTTGGGCGGCCGCCTTCAAATATCCGCCAATGCAGGCGGTGACGATCATCGAAGATATTCAGGTCCAGGTTGGGCGGACGGGAGCGATCACGCCTGTTGCTTACTTGAAACCGGTCCACCTGGCTGGGGTCATAGTCAAACGGGCGACATTGCATAATGAGGACGAGGTTCGCCGCAAAGAGATCAAGATCGGCGACCACGTGAAGGTCCAGCGGGCGGGGGAAGTTATTCCGGAGGTTGTAGAAGTCATCAAGTCGAAACGGACCGGCCATGAGAAAGAATTTAAAATGCCGCATAAGTGCCCGGTCTGCGGAGCGGAGATCTTTAAGCCAGCAGGCGAAGCGATCGCCCGCTGTACTAACGCGACCTGTCCGGCCCAGGTGATGGGGCGCGTCCGTTTGTTTACTTCCCGCGAAGCAATGGATATTGAACACGCAGGACCAGCTTTGATCGATCAACTAGTTGCCAAAGAGTTGATCAAAGACGCGGCTGACCTTTACACGCTAGATAAGGCGGATATCATGAAGCTGGAGCGGATGGCCGATAAATCTGCCCAGAATGTCGTCAACTCGATCAAAGCGAGCCTAGACCGGCCGTTCGAAAGAATGCTCTATGCTCTTGGTATTCGGATGGTCGGCAAACGAACGGCGCAGATCCTGGCCGACCATTTTAGCGACATCGACCACCTGGCCAAGGCCAACGAAGAAGAACTGTCCAAGGTCCATGAGGTTGGGCCAAAAGTTGCAGCATCGATCGTTACCTTCTTTAAACAGAAGGGGAATATACACTTAATTGAGAAGTTGAAGAAAGCGGGAGTAAGAACTAAGGAACTAGGAACTAAGGGGCCGCAGCCGTTAAAAGGGAAAACTTTCGTCTTTACGGGTGGGCTGGAGCATTATACCCGACCGGGAGCCGAGGAATTGGTGCGCAAGCTTGGCGGCTCGGCTTCCGGGTCAGTTTCTAAAAACACTAGTTATGTCGTGGCTGGTACTGACCCGGGGTCGAAGTACGAGAAGGCGAAGAAGTTGGGGGTTGAGGTGATTTCGGAAGAGGAGTTTAGGGCCCTCATCTAGATGCGTTGAGGATTAGGACCTTCTCCCAAAGGGAGAAGGGTTTTGGGGGAAGGGAGTAGAGATGAAGCCGATTAAGAAAGTATTTGCCAGGCAGTTGAGAAGTGATCAGACCGATGCCGAGAAGTTGGCTTGGATGCAGTTGCGGGATAGGCGTTGTTATGGGTTGAAATTCAGGAGACAACATGTTATTGAAGGGTTTGTAGTTGATTTCTATTGTGACCAGATCGCGTTAGCAATCGAAGTTGACGGGGGCATTCACAAAAGACGAAGAGAGTATGATGAGGCGAGGGACGATGTAATTTGCTCGAAGGGGGTTAGTATTATTCGTATCGAGAATGAAGCGGTGGCTCAAAACCGCAATATAATAAACAAAAAAGTGAAAAGCTTCCTAATAAGGAACAAAATACCCTTTCAAAACCCCTCTCCCTCTGGGAGAGGGTCTTTAGCTTTGCCCAAGATAGGTGAGGGGCGCTAACCAGCCATGAAAGAAAAACTCAAACTAGTCAAAAATCTTCTCGAAAAGCGCTCCGCCCGGCGGAAAGAGGGGAAGTTCGTGGTCGAGGGACCGCATCTGGTGGAAGAAGCCGGCCAGCGGATCGAGTTCATCGTCTACGCGGAGCGCTTGCCGATCGTCGAAAAGTTGATCGGGCTTAGCGTGCCGGCTTATAAGGTCTCGAGCAAAGAGTTTGCCGCGCTATCGGAAGTTGATGCTCCGCAAGGTGTCCTGGCGGTCGTCCGAACATTTCAGTCTAAGCTCGATGAGTTGTTAAAGGGCGCCAAGACTTTGATCGTTTACTGTGCCGGGATACAGGACCCAGGGAACCTCGGGACTATTATTCGCTCGGCTGACGCTCTTGGGGCGACCGGAGTTATTCTTTCCAAAGGGACAGTTGACCTGTATAACCCGAAAGTCGTTCGCTCAACGATGGGCTCTCTTTTTCACCTGCCGCTGGTGACGGTCGAGGACGACGCGGAAACCATCAAGCAATTAAAGAAGAATAATGTTAAAATTATTGCTACATCGGCTGAAGCGGAAAAGAGTTGTTCTGACACCGAGCTAAAGGGACCGGTAGCAGTTTTGATCGGGAATGAAGGTGCCGGATTGGCCGAGGAAATCATTGAACTGGCAGATGAAGTGATCAAAGTTCCAATGGCAGGGAAGGCCGAATCGCTGAATGCCAGTGTGACCACGGCGATTTTGCTTTACGAGATATCGAGGCAGCGTAGCGGCGGTCTTTAGACCGCCATTATTTGGCGACCTGAAGGTCGCCGCTACATTCCGAATTTTACCCCTCTCCCTCTGGGAGAGGGGGGGCAGGTTTAGCGTTGGCGGGTGAGGGCTTAAATATAAATGGAAAATAAGATCAAACAACTGACGGATGAAGCATTAAACGTCATTGCCGGGGCGCAGACGGTCGCGGCGCTTGATGAGGCGCGGATCCGCTTTGCCGGCAAGAGTAGCGAGTTAATGTCACTTCTCAAGTCGCTCGGTTCATTATCTCCTGAAGAGCGGCCCAAGGTCGGCGCTCTGGTCAACGCGGCCAAGCACACGATCGAAGGGGCGCTTCGCGACCGCCACGATATTCTCCTGCAGGGTGAACAGTCGCAAAAGATCGCCGCGGAAAAAGTTGATGTCACATTGCCGGGGAAGGGGATCCGCCGCGGCAAGTATCATCCCTTAACCCAGGTTATGGAAGAAGCCAAAGGGATATTCTTCCGGCTCGGCTTCGAAACGGCCGAAGGACCGGAGGTTGAGACCGAATATTACAATTTCGATGGCCTGAACATTCCGCCGTATCATCCGTCACGCGATATGTGGTCGACCTTCTTCATTAAGGACGATACTCTGCTCCGGACCCACACTTCGCCGGTCCAGGTCCGGGTGATGGAGAAAAGAAAGCCCCCGCTGGCGATCATCGCTCCGGGACGCGTTTACCGCTGCGATTCTGACGCCACCCATTCGCCGGTCTTTCACCAGCTGGAAGGGTTTCTGGTCGATAAGAAGGTGACCTTCGGCGACCTGAAAGGGACGCTGACCGAATTTCTCCGCCAGATGTTTGGCCAAGAGCGGAATGTCCGTTTCCGGCCGAGCTTTTTCCCGTTCACCGAACCGTCGGCCGAGGTCGACGTCGAATGCATGATGTGCGCGGGAAAAGGGTGCCGGCTCTGCAAAGAGACCGGTTGGCTGGAGGTCCTTGGTTCCGGGATGATCGACCCGAACGTTTTTAAGTCGGTCGGCTACGACCCGGAAAAGGTGAGCGGTTACGCTTTTGGCATGGGGATCGACCGGATCACCATGTTGAAATACGGTATTGATGACATTCGTTTGCTTTACGAGAATGATCTCCGCTTTTTGGAACAATTTTAATGAGAGTACCAATAGAGTGGCTAAAAGAGCTGATCAGTTTTCGCGCCAGTGCCGACCAACTGGCGGAAATGATGACGATGGCCGGCCTGGAGACGACCGTCCAGCCGAACGAGGTCCTCGAGATCGATATCCTCCCTAACCGGGCCGACTGCTGGAGCGTCCGTGGGATTGCCCGCGAAGTTTCGGCTTTGACTAAATTCAAGGTCCATAAGGCCAAAGCCAAAGTTAAAGAAACTGGCCGGTCGATCAAGGACGCGGTCAAAGTTGAAGTGCGCGATAAGGATCTCTGTCCCCGCTATATGGCGCGAGTGATCGAGAACGTTAAGCTCGGCGAATCGCCCGAATGGCTGAAAAAAAGGTTGGAGCTGGCCGGGATGCGGGCGATCAATAATGTCGTCGATGTGACCAATTATCTAATGCTCGAGCTCGGCCAGCCGATGCACGCCTTTGACGCCAACCTGGTCAAAGATAAGTTCATTATCGTTCGCCGGGCCAATCCGGGCGAAAAAGTTGTGACGCTGGACGGGAAAGAACACGAACTGCCGAGCGACGTGCTGGTCATCGCCGACCCGGATAAAACGATCGCAGTCGCCGGAACGATGGGCTGTGCCAATACCGAGGTAACTAACGCGACCAAAACGGTCATCCTTGAATCGGCTTACTTTAATTCCGTCTCCGTTAACCGGACATCCAAATTACTCAAGACCAGGACCGAGTCGTCCGTTCGTTTCGCTTACGGAGTTGACTGGGAGGCGGTGGAAGAGGCGCTCGATCGGGGTGCGGCGCTGATCGCCGAGCTGGGCCGGGGCGATGTCCTCAAAGGTAAGATCGATTCGATCGGCCAGGCGATGAAACCAAAAGTTATCGAATTGCGTCCCGAGCGGGTGAACGCCATCCTGGGGGCGGATATTACGGAAGGCGACATGATCAGCATCCTGAAACGGCTCGGTTTTGAGGTCAAGAAAGCTGAAGGCAAAAAACTAAAAGTCGAGATCCCGTTATTCCGGGCGATGGATATTGAGCGGGAGATCGACCTGGTGGAAGAGATCGCGCGGATCTGGGGCTTTAACCGGATCGAACCGACCCTTCCCAACACTTCTTTTCCTGGCAAAGAGGTCGAGCGTTTCGACCCGTTCCTCGCTAAGGTCAGGGAAATACTGACCGGGGAAGGGTTGGATGAGGTCCAAAGCTACAGCCTGATCGGCCCGCGGGAACTGGCCCAGATCGGCTATCCGGCTGATCAAACGGTCAAAGTGTCCAATCCCCTGACTGTTGAGCAGTCGGTCCTCCGGCCGTTGCTTTTGCCCGGAATGCTTAATGTCCTGAAGCATAACCAGAACCGGCAGGTCGAGAATGTCATGATCTTTGAAATAGGGCGGGTCTTTAAACCGTCCAAAGAGAAACTGCCGCTGGAAGGGTGGCGGGTAACCGGACTCCTGTGCGGACGGCCTTTCATGTCGGCTCTGGACAAAGGTGAGGTCGATTATTTCTTTGTTAAAGGGGTCGTCGAGAACCTTCTGGCCGGTCTCGGTATAGAAATGCCGGCGATCGCTCCGTCCGAACACGCGCTGCTCCAACCGGGGAAGGGGGCGGAACTGGCTGGGATCGGTCAGTTCGGAGCGCTTCATCCCGACATCGCGCGAAGAGCTGAATTGACCAAACCGGTTTTTTTCTTTGCCTTTGACCTCGACGCTCTGTTTAAATTAAAACCGGCCGAGGCCCGTTACCAGCCGTTGCCGAAATACCCAGCCGTCGATCGCGACATCTCGATGTTCATCCCGGCCGGCGTTTCGAACCAGCAGATCGTTGAGATGGTCGAGGCGATCGGAGGAGAGCTGGTCGAGGCGGTCTATCCCTTTGACAAGTTCAACGAGAGCATCGCTTACCGGATAATTTATCGTCACCCGGAGCGAACACTGACCGAAGAAGCGGTCAATGCCCGCCACCAGCTCGTTATTAAAGAACTGACCTCGACCCTCAACGTTCGGATAAGGATGTGACCGATGGCTGACCAAAGCCCGATGGTCAAGCAATACCAGGAGATCAAGGCCCTCCACCAGGACGCTATCCTGTTTTTCCGTCTGGGTGATTTTTATGAGATGTTTTATGAGGACGCGGCTCTGGCTTCTCGCGAATTAGACCTGACGCTGACCGGCCGCGGCAAGGATGACAACCGGATGCCGATGTGCGGGCTCCCTTACCACGCGGCCGAAGGTTATATCGCCAAGCTGATCGAGAAAGGTTACAAGGTCGCGATCTGCGAACAGGTCGAAGATCCCGCCCAGGCTAAAGGTTTGGTTAAGCGCGATATTGTCCGGATAGTTACCCCCGGGACGGTCTTCGAAGCCTCCATGCTGGCCGAGAAGAGCAGTAATTACCTGATGGCGGTCAACCACGATAAGGGGAACTTCGGTTTGGCTTACGTTGACGCGACCACCGGCGAGTTCAAACTGGCTGACTTTGCTTCGTTCACTCAGCTGGCGGATGAGATCGCGCGGGTCAGTCCTGCTGAATTGCTTGTTTCAGATGTTTTTCCGCAAAACCTGGAACCGCGACGTTCAGTCGCAGGTTCCAAGTATAAAGATATTTACGACGGCGCGACGGCCGGCGAGAAACTTCTCGAGCATTTCCAGGTCAGGTCGCTCGAATCGTTCGGTTTAACGGGGAAAGAAACGGCGCTGGGTGCGGCGGCCGCCATTATCGATTATTTGAAAGAGACGCAGAAGACGCGCCTCGACCATATTAACAAACTCCAATATTACC
This Candidatus Margulisiibacteriota bacterium DNA region includes the following protein-coding sequences:
- the nusA gene encoding transcription termination factor NusA; translated protein: MKIDHFQEMLEEIHRDRGISKETLVSAIKASLLSAAKKRFKEEDVLEARITDDGEVRIFKLTEAGEDDVTPADFGRFAAQTAKQVILQRLREAEKEDAFEEYAKKQGELVTGTVQRREYGGYLISLGRLETVLSTSEQIPGESLREKDYVKLYLVETKKTPKGPLVVISRSHPNLVRKLFEMEVPEIKEGILEIKGIAREAGRRTKVAIRSNDPNVGAVGTCVGHMGQRIQNIVRELGPERIDIVEWSENQKVFITNSLSPAKVQKVELNEAEKSAKVWVPEKELSLAIGKEGQNVRLAVKLTGWKIDLVSAEGPKPVVESKRPKMKVHELAKELDLSSNDLINKLREMGYSVKAANSTVPDEAAEKLLPDGPAVVEPEAATEAAPQEEGSQTE
- the infB gene encoding translation initiation factor IF-2, with the protein product MAKIRVSELAKELQTTSKELLLKLKELGVAAKTASSSLEEDAAKIVRDLLAPKVNKAKPEPAPVPTPVSAPASVPAPAPAPVPAPVPVPPPVVPPKAAPAMIIETDEVSVKDLSEKLVIKASDLIKELMRKGLMVTINQRISAELARDVAAVFGKEIVLREAKLAAPKAYESKIERRATRPPVVTVMGHVDHGKTKLLDAIRKTKVAESEAGGITQHIGAYQVKVNGRKVTFLDTPGHEAFTALRARGAKVTDIVILVVAADDGVMPQTIEAINHAKAAGVPIIVAINKVDKPDANPDNVKKQLSDHGLAPEEWGGQTVTVPVSAKALTGIDELLEMVLLLADVLELKADPEAVPLGVVIEARLDKGRGAVATVLIKNGTLKVGDVFTCGQTYGKVRALLTDTGVRLDKAGPSMPVELLGFLAVPTPGDMLRGLPTEKEARLAAEAVAITRNKTIRGKVVSLEDFSKHVKEGVAGIDLNLVVKADMQGSLDAILKTLGDLKVGNISVHVIHDGVGLINESDVMLAKASSAILVGFNAGTEGSAESLAKDEGVEVRQYNIIYNLIDDVKLAMEGLLEPEYEEIITGHAEVRQLFSFSKVGSIAGCFVTDGKMTRGTGLRIFRGKEKIYEGKLETLKRFKDDAKSVEQNFECGISIPGYNDFKSGDIIENFEVREKPRQR
- the rbfA gene encoding 30S ribosome-binding factor RbfA, which produces MTRQERSEELIRAEVSRIIREDVNDPRIGFISITRVKLSPDLTSAAIYVSIMGDEEQKQAGMAGLFSASRFIRGELGESLEFRSVPQIRFVRDDSLERGSRVLAAMRKLGTDETRTRTNKKPPKRR
- a CDS encoding bifunctional oligoribonuclease/PAP phosphatase NrnA, yielding MKHELEQIKSRLKDAKTAIVTGHIDPDGDAIGSVLALGMALEQQGINVTLYCQDSLPKVYRFLPGFERIKREILMSQRFDLGFVLDSSDLARAGHKLDLRQVTPFIINIDHHPDNTNFGDLNYVRNVSSAAELVYNLVVGLDCKIDRKMAECLYAAIITDTGNFRYENTTVKTFLIAAELLKAGVSPHDVSTRIYDTKSVPSIKLSGRILADMQFSPDGKLAWGIVTEKMLAEAKAKPDDLTGVVDRIRATEGVEVAILFREEKGKTKINFRSKEKVNVSEIARRFGGGGHVKASGAVVEGPGDEVVAKVVAEAAKIIKASQFLV
- the truB gene encoding tRNA pseudouridine(55) synthase TruB; this encodes MDGIIIVNKPPGWTSFDVVAKIRGLTRVQKVGHSGTLDPMATGVLPVFLGRATKSIQYFLNGDKGYEGDMTLGVTTDTGDAEGKLQTSNIQLQNNWQITMTKEQIEEAFKKYIGEIEQVPPMYSAIKIKGQRLYDLARRGIEVKRESRKITIYDLRVTHYASPLVSFSVLCSKGTYIRQLAVDIGDDLGCGAHLSRLVRTYAHPFRLSQAHDLETIVTLAKIGQLDSIIIPVEAILTPERR
- a CDS encoding endonuclease domain-containing protein — encoded protein: MKRNDSKYRTILGARELRKRMTPSEKLLWKYLSDRGMVGVKFRRQHPISGFILDFFCPTHNLAIELDGAIHANRVEYDREREQVLRSLGIKVLRFKNEQVINSLDSVLKTIKRTIFPSPLKMERGAATQSRRGEEGNGQGKN